The following are encoded in a window of Bos indicus isolate NIAB-ARS_2022 breed Sahiwal x Tharparkar chromosome 7, NIAB-ARS_B.indTharparkar_mat_pri_1.0, whole genome shotgun sequence genomic DNA:
- the GRPEL2 gene encoding grpE protein homolog 2, mitochondrial: MAARLLWAVRRRIQPLAAHAASEGRGWLHPFSTATQRTAGEDCNSEDPPDELGPSLAERALKLKAVKLEKEVQDLTVRYQRAVADSENIRRRTQRCVEDAKIFGIQSFCKDLVEVADILEKTTECISEETEPADQKLTLEKIFRGLSLLEAKLKSVFAKHGLEKMTPIGDKYDPHEHELICHVPAGVGVQPGTVAFVRQDGYKLHGRTIRLAQVEVAVESQRRL; the protein is encoded by the exons AtggccgccaggctcctgtgggcGGTCCGTCGGCGGATACAGCCCCTGGCCGCCCATGCCGCGTCCGAGGGCAG GGGATGGCTGCATCCTTTCAGCACTGCCACTCAGAGAACTGCTGGTGAAGACTGCAATTCTGAGGACCCCCCTGATGAACTGGGACCCTCTCTTGCAGAACGAGCCTTAAAGCTAAAAGCTGttaaactggagaaggaagtccAAGATTTAACA GTGAGATACCAGAGAGCTGTAGCTGACAGTGAAAATATAAGAAGGCGAACCCAGAGATGTGTAGAAGATGCCAAGATATTTG GAATTCAGAGTTTCTGTAAGGATTTGGTGGAGGTCGCAGACATTTTGGAGAAGACTACAGAGTGTATTTCTGAAGAAACAGAGCCTGCGGACCAGAAGCTCACTCTGGAGAAGATCTTCCGAGGATTGTCACTTTTAGAAGCAAAGCTGAAAAGTGTGTTCGCCAAACACGGCCTGGAGAAGATGACACCCATCGGTGACAAATATGACCCTCATGAGCATGAACTCATTTGTCACGTGCCAGCTGGTGTTGGGGTGCAGCCTGGCACCGTGGCATTCGTAAGGCAAGATGGCTACAAGCTTCATGGCCGCACCATTAGACTTGCCCAGGTGGAAGTGGCAGTAGAGTCTCAGAGAAGACTATGA
- the PCYOX1L gene encoding prenylcysteine oxidase-like isoform X1: MAHAARLLAALAALLAAAATGDARPSKIAVVGAGIGGSAVAHFLQQHFGPRVQIDVFEKGTVGGRLATISVNKQHYESGAASFHSLSLHMQGFVKQLGLRHRREVGGRSAIFNGENFVLEETDWYLLNLFRLWWHYGISFLRLQMWVEEVMEKFMRIYKYQAHGYAFSGVEELLYSLGESAFVNMTQRSVAESLLQVGVTQRFIDDVVSAVLRASYGQSAAMPAFAGAMSLAGAQGSLWSVEGGNKLVCSGLLKLTKANVIHATVTTVTLQPTEGKPLYRVRYENEAGTGSDNYDIVVIATPLHLDNSSTIAFEGFDPPIDVVQGSFQPTVVSLVHGYLNSSYFGFPDPKLFPFANILTTDFPSFFCALDNICPVNISASFRRKQPQEAAVWRVQSPQPLLRSQLKTLFRSYYSVQTAEWQAHPVHSPHTPLPRFTLHDQLFHLNALEWAASSVEVTAVAAKNVALLAFNRWYQDLDKIDQKDLMHKVKTEL; encoded by the exons ATGGCCCACGCTGCCCGGCTCCTCGCCGCGCTGGCCGCGCTCCTCGCTGCCGCCGCTACAGGCGATGCCCGGCCCAGTAAAATCG CTGTGGTTGGAGCTGGAATCGGGGGCTCTGCTGTGGCCCACTTCCTCCAACAGCACTTTGGCCCCCGGGTGCAGATCGACGTGTTTGAGAAGGGGACCGTGGGCGGCCGCCTAGCCACCATCTCCGTCAACAAGCAGCACTATGAGAGTGGCGCCGCCTCCTTTCACTCCCTGAGCCTCCACATGCAGGGTTTCGTCAAGCAGCTGG GGCTGCGGCACCGGCGcgaggtgggaggcaggagcgCCATCTTCAATGGGGAGAACTTCGTGCTGGAGGAGACAGACTGGTACCTGCTGAACCTCTTCCGCCTCTGGTGGCACTACGGCATCAGCTTCCTGAGACTGCAGATGTGGGTGGAGGAGGTCATGGAGAAGTTCATGAG GATCTATAAGTACCAGGCCCACGGTTATGCCTTCTCGGGTGTGGAGGAACTGCTCTACTCGCTGGGAGAATCTGCCTTCGTCAACATGACCCAGCGCTCCGTGGCTGAGTCCCTGCTCCAGGTGGGCGTCACCCAGCGCTTTATCGACGACGTAGTCTCCGCCGTTCTGCGGGCCAGCTATGGCCAGTCAGCAGCGATGCCCGCCTTTGCCG GAGCCATGTCTCTAGCGGGGGCCCAAGGTAGCCTGTGGTCTGTGGAGGGAGGCAACAAGCTGGTTTGTTCTGGTCTGCTGAAGCTCACCAAGGCCAACGTGATCCATGCCACGGTGACCACTGTGACCCTGCAGCCAACAG AGGGGAAACCCTTGTATCGGGTCAGGTATGAGAATGAGGCGGGCACGGGCTCTGACAACTATGACATAGTGGTCATCGCCACCCCCCTGCACCTGGACAACAGCAGCACCATCGCCTTTGAAGGATTCGACCCACCCATCGATGTCGTCCAGGGCTCTTTCCAGCCCACCGTCGTCTCCTTGGTCCATGGCTACCTCAACTCTTCCTACTTTGGCTTCCCCGACCCTAAGCTTTTCCCCTTTGCCAATATCCTTACCACAGATTTCCCCAGCTTCTTCTGTGCCCTGGACAACATCTGTCCTGTCAACATCTCAGCCAGCTTCCGGCGAAAGCAGCCTCAGGAGGCCGCTGTTTGGCGAGTCCagtccccccagcccctcctccggTCCCAGCTGAAGACCCTCTTTCGCTCCTATTACTCAGTCCAGACGGCCGAGTGGCAGGCCCACCCCGTCCATAGCCCCCACACCCCCCTCCCACGGTTCACACTGCATGACCAGCTCTTCCACCTCAATGCCCTGGAGTGGGCGGCCAGCTCCGTGGAGGTGACGGCTGTGGCTGCCAAGAACGTGGCACTGCTGGCTTTCAACCGGTGGTACCAGGACCTAGACAAGATTGACCAAAAGGATTTGATGCATAAGGTGAAGACTGAGCTGTGA
- the PCYOX1L gene encoding prenylcysteine oxidase-like isoform X2, whose product MAHAARLLAALAALLAAAATGDARPSKIGLRHRREVGGRSAIFNGENFVLEETDWYLLNLFRLWWHYGISFLRLQMWVEEVMEKFMRIYKYQAHGYAFSGVEELLYSLGESAFVNMTQRSVAESLLQVGVTQRFIDDVVSAVLRASYGQSAAMPAFAGAMSLAGAQGSLWSVEGGNKLVCSGLLKLTKANVIHATVTTVTLQPTEGKPLYRVRYENEAGTGSDNYDIVVIATPLHLDNSSTIAFEGFDPPIDVVQGSFQPTVVSLVHGYLNSSYFGFPDPKLFPFANILTTDFPSFFCALDNICPVNISASFRRKQPQEAAVWRVQSPQPLLRSQLKTLFRSYYSVQTAEWQAHPVHSPHTPLPRFTLHDQLFHLNALEWAASSVEVTAVAAKNVALLAFNRWYQDLDKIDQKDLMHKVKTEL is encoded by the exons ATGGCCCACGCTGCCCGGCTCCTCGCCGCGCTGGCCGCGCTCCTCGCTGCCGCCGCTACAGGCGATGCCCGGCCCAGTAAAATCG GGCTGCGGCACCGGCGcgaggtgggaggcaggagcgCCATCTTCAATGGGGAGAACTTCGTGCTGGAGGAGACAGACTGGTACCTGCTGAACCTCTTCCGCCTCTGGTGGCACTACGGCATCAGCTTCCTGAGACTGCAGATGTGGGTGGAGGAGGTCATGGAGAAGTTCATGAG GATCTATAAGTACCAGGCCCACGGTTATGCCTTCTCGGGTGTGGAGGAACTGCTCTACTCGCTGGGAGAATCTGCCTTCGTCAACATGACCCAGCGCTCCGTGGCTGAGTCCCTGCTCCAGGTGGGCGTCACCCAGCGCTTTATCGACGACGTAGTCTCCGCCGTTCTGCGGGCCAGCTATGGCCAGTCAGCAGCGATGCCCGCCTTTGCCG GAGCCATGTCTCTAGCGGGGGCCCAAGGTAGCCTGTGGTCTGTGGAGGGAGGCAACAAGCTGGTTTGTTCTGGTCTGCTGAAGCTCACCAAGGCCAACGTGATCCATGCCACGGTGACCACTGTGACCCTGCAGCCAACAG AGGGGAAACCCTTGTATCGGGTCAGGTATGAGAATGAGGCGGGCACGGGCTCTGACAACTATGACATAGTGGTCATCGCCACCCCCCTGCACCTGGACAACAGCAGCACCATCGCCTTTGAAGGATTCGACCCACCCATCGATGTCGTCCAGGGCTCTTTCCAGCCCACCGTCGTCTCCTTGGTCCATGGCTACCTCAACTCTTCCTACTTTGGCTTCCCCGACCCTAAGCTTTTCCCCTTTGCCAATATCCTTACCACAGATTTCCCCAGCTTCTTCTGTGCCCTGGACAACATCTGTCCTGTCAACATCTCAGCCAGCTTCCGGCGAAAGCAGCCTCAGGAGGCCGCTGTTTGGCGAGTCCagtccccccagcccctcctccggTCCCAGCTGAAGACCCTCTTTCGCTCCTATTACTCAGTCCAGACGGCCGAGTGGCAGGCCCACCCCGTCCATAGCCCCCACACCCCCCTCCCACGGTTCACACTGCATGACCAGCTCTTCCACCTCAATGCCCTGGAGTGGGCGGCCAGCTCCGTGGAGGTGACGGCTGTGGCTGCCAAGAACGTGGCACTGCTGGCTTTCAACCGGTGGTACCAGGACCTAGACAAGATTGACCAAAAGGATTTGATGCATAAGGTGAAGACTGAGCTGTGA
- the IL17B gene encoding interleukin-17B isoform X2: protein MDLALVRAHRFRNMFTASLNCAENMPRKATWGVDKALPGDQLFLLTISIFLGLGQPRNPKGKRKGPGRPGTLAPGPHQLPLDLVSRAKPYARMEEYERNLAEMVAQLRNSSEPARRKCEVNLQLWLSNKRSLSPWGYSINHDPSRVPADLPEAQCLCLGCVNPFTMQEDRSMVSVPVFSQVPVRRRLCPPPPRPGPCRQRAVMETIAVGCTCIF, encoded by the exons ATGGACTTGGCCCTCGTGAGAGCACACAGATTCAGAAACATGTTCACAGCAAGCTTGAACTGTGCAGAAAATATGCCAAGAAAAGCAACATGGGGGGTGGATAAAGCCCTGCCTGGAGACCAG CTGTTCCTTCTCACCATCTCCATCTTCCTGGGGCTGGGCCAGCCCAGGAACCCCAAAGGCAAGAGAAAGGGGCCAGGGCGGCCTGGGACCCTGGCCCCTGGGCCTCACCAGTTGCCACTGGACCTGGTGTCCCGGGCAAAGCCCTATGCCCGCATGGAGGAATATGAGAGAAACCTGGCGGAAATGGTGGCGCAGCTGAGGAACAGCTCCGAGCCGGCCAGGAGGAAGTGTGAGGTCAACCTGCAGCTGTGGCTGTCCAACAAGAGGAGTCTGTCACCCTGGGGCTACAG CATCAACCATGACCCCAGCCGCGTTCCTGCAGACCTGCCGGAGGCGCAGTGCTTGTGTCTGGGCTGCGTGAACCCCTTCACCATGCAGGAGGACCGCAGCATGGTGAGCGTGCCCGTGTTCAGCCAGGTGCCTGTGCGGCGCCGCCTCTGCCCGCCGCCGCCACGCCCCGGGCCCTGCCGCCAGCGCGCAGTCATGGAGACCATCGCCGTGGGCTGTACCTGCATCTTCTGA
- the IL17B gene encoding interleukin-17B isoform X1 yields the protein MGQATTFLGTAPILQRRKLRLREDGSHKQPRRDRPLEWRPSLHEGEHCIQKAGTTSHQVLTDLMDLALVRAHRFRNMFTASLNCAENMPRKATWGVDKALPGDQLFLLTISIFLGLGQPRNPKGKRKGPGRPGTLAPGPHQLPLDLVSRAKPYARMEEYERNLAEMVAQLRNSSEPARRKCEVNLQLWLSNKRSLSPWGYSINHDPSRVPADLPEAQCLCLGCVNPFTMQEDRSMVSVPVFSQVPVRRRLCPPPPRPGPCRQRAVMETIAVGCTCIF from the exons atgggCCAGGCCACCACATTCTTGGGCAcggctcccattttacagagaaggaaactgaggctgagagaggatGGAAGTCACAAGCAGCCACGCAGAGACAGGCCCTTGGAGTGGAGACCTTCTCTACATGAGGGGGAGCATTGCATCCAGAAGGCTGGGACAACCAGCCATCAAGTCCTCACGGACCTCATGGACTTGGCCCTCGTGAGAGCACACAGATTCAGAAACATGTTCACAGCAAGCTTGAACTGTGCAGAAAATATGCCAAGAAAAGCAACATGGGGGGTGGATAAAGCCCTGCCTGGAGACCAG CTGTTCCTTCTCACCATCTCCATCTTCCTGGGGCTGGGCCAGCCCAGGAACCCCAAAGGCAAGAGAAAGGGGCCAGGGCGGCCTGGGACCCTGGCCCCTGGGCCTCACCAGTTGCCACTGGACCTGGTGTCCCGGGCAAAGCCCTATGCCCGCATGGAGGAATATGAGAGAAACCTGGCGGAAATGGTGGCGCAGCTGAGGAACAGCTCCGAGCCGGCCAGGAGGAAGTGTGAGGTCAACCTGCAGCTGTGGCTGTCCAACAAGAGGAGTCTGTCACCCTGGGGCTACAG CATCAACCATGACCCCAGCCGCGTTCCTGCAGACCTGCCGGAGGCGCAGTGCTTGTGTCTGGGCTGCGTGAACCCCTTCACCATGCAGGAGGACCGCAGCATGGTGAGCGTGCCCGTGTTCAGCCAGGTGCCTGTGCGGCGCCGCCTCTGCCCGCCGCCGCCACGCCCCGGGCCCTGCCGCCAGCGCGCAGTCATGGAGACCATCGCCGTGGGCTGTACCTGCATCTTCTGA
- the IL17B gene encoding interleukin-17B isoform X3, with translation MDWPHNLLFLLTISIFLGLGQPRNPKGKRKGPGRPGTLAPGPHQLPLDLVSRAKPYARMEEYERNLAEMVAQLRNSSEPARRKCEVNLQLWLSNKRSLSPWGYSINHDPSRVPADLPEAQCLCLGCVNPFTMQEDRSMVSVPVFSQVPVRRRLCPPPPRPGPCRQRAVMETIAVGCTCIF, from the exons ATGGACTGGCCGCATAACCTG CTGTTCCTTCTCACCATCTCCATCTTCCTGGGGCTGGGCCAGCCCAGGAACCCCAAAGGCAAGAGAAAGGGGCCAGGGCGGCCTGGGACCCTGGCCCCTGGGCCTCACCAGTTGCCACTGGACCTGGTGTCCCGGGCAAAGCCCTATGCCCGCATGGAGGAATATGAGAGAAACCTGGCGGAAATGGTGGCGCAGCTGAGGAACAGCTCCGAGCCGGCCAGGAGGAAGTGTGAGGTCAACCTGCAGCTGTGGCTGTCCAACAAGAGGAGTCTGTCACCCTGGGGCTACAG CATCAACCATGACCCCAGCCGCGTTCCTGCAGACCTGCCGGAGGCGCAGTGCTTGTGTCTGGGCTGCGTGAACCCCTTCACCATGCAGGAGGACCGCAGCATGGTGAGCGTGCCCGTGTTCAGCCAGGTGCCTGTGCGGCGCCGCCTCTGCCCGCCGCCGCCACGCCCCGGGCCCTGCCGCCAGCGCGCAGTCATGGAGACCATCGCCGTGGGCTGTACCTGCATCTTCTGA